A window of the Fervidobacterium thailandense genome harbors these coding sequences:
- a CDS encoding Cof-type HAD-IIB family hydrolase produces the protein MVPWKIKLIVTDLDGTLLDDDKHIPEENVKALREAMERGVHVSVATGRNLHSAKPYIEELGLDVPVIFQNGAFIYEPLRRRIVHQVPLKSQIAKRFVESARKEGLFYILYSSFLDEHDMYIDMDYHGAFEKYLEQNAWRLNRVTDVVEYLKTSEEIAEIAIVGEEERILRAIKGAIDGFESEVSVVKNNVLGGESFYEIFGPNCSKEEALKFLLNYFGVRPEETMYLGDSFNDIGMLKLVGFPVVVENAHDEVKRYARYITRSNNEAGVAYAIRELLFKV, from the coding sequence ATGGTACCCTGGAAGATCAAGTTGATAGTTACCGACCTTGATGGTACACTTCTTGACGATGATAAGCATATTCCTGAGGAGAACGTAAAGGCCCTTCGGGAAGCGATGGAGCGTGGTGTTCACGTAAGCGTCGCCACCGGACGCAACTTGCATTCGGCAAAACCGTACATCGAAGAACTTGGACTCGACGTTCCGGTAATATTTCAAAACGGAGCTTTCATCTACGAGCCCCTGCGTCGTAGGATTGTCCACCAAGTTCCGCTCAAAAGCCAAATAGCGAAAAGATTCGTAGAATCTGCAAGAAAAGAAGGATTGTTTTACATTCTGTACTCCTCCTTTCTTGACGAGCACGATATGTACATCGATATGGATTATCACGGAGCGTTCGAAAAGTACTTGGAACAAAACGCATGGAGGTTGAACCGTGTAACGGACGTGGTAGAATACTTAAAAACGAGTGAAGAGATTGCCGAGATAGCCATCGTAGGTGAAGAAGAACGTATACTGAGGGCCATAAAGGGCGCTATCGACGGCTTCGAATCGGAAGTTAGCGTCGTGAAGAACAATGTTTTGGGAGGCGAATCGTTCTACGAGATCTTCGGACCGAACTGTTCAAAGGAGGAAGCACTGAAGTTCTTGCTGAACTATTTCGGTGTGAGACCAGAGGAAACGATGTATTTGGGAGATAGTTTCAACGACATCGGAATGCTCAAACTTGTTGGTTTTCCCGTCGTTGTTGAAAATGCACACGACGAGGTGAAGCGTTACGCTCGGTATATCACAAGGTCGAACAACGAGGCAGGTGTGGCTTACGCAATCAGGGAATTGTTGTTTAAGGTTTAA